In Schizosaccharomyces osmophilus chromosome 1, complete sequence, the genomic window TAAAGCAGAATTCGGGATTACAACCGGTCCCTGTGGGTCGTATTGAAGGTAACCGGGAGCACTTGTTGAATCTGCTATCGGTTCATGATTCGAGTCATAGGATCCAGGAGAGGCAACCGAAGAAAGCGGCGGTGGTGATAGCGACCGATTACTTGCCAACCCCCCGGAGCTGATATTACTTGATGAGACACCACCCGCATTTGAAGTGGGCGATTGACTAGAGCCCATGCCAGCTGCGGCCCattcttcttgattttgacGGTGCAGGTTGGAGCCTGAACCCGATGTAGCCAAAATGCCCGGCGATGGCGGCGGAGGAAGGCTGGGCGGTGTTTCTGGAAACTTATGGCGGCTGTTGGTGGTATCAGTAGACGTTCTTCGATCATAACTCGAATCTTTATCTTTATCTTTCCGTAAGGCTGTCTTTAAAGATTTGAAGGATCGAATTGAACCCTGCGTATCTGATCGACTAAAGGAAGGGTAGGAATCCAAACGGTGATCACTCTGTTTACTACTCCCTTGTCCCATTGCGTTTCAATCAGTTCGTTTCCTAGTGTGAATTTttaatctttctttttcctaaaaattcttttttacgTTATTTAGTTACTTGCTTGCATTTAGTGCCAAAAAATCCGCTTTGTCTCTCCTCTATGAGTCTTCCAATTCTATTTCGTATCTTTTCGATAGCCCTTCAGCTTTTTTCACTCTTGTGTCTTTTGTGTTTCAAATCAATCCTTTCGTATGTTTATATCCCGTTAAATCTGCGAATTGTATAGATTCGTAGGTTTGTGGTAAAAAGCGAGTTTCCATGGAAGGTAAATTGCGGCCAGTTGTTACAGACGCAATCGCCCGAAAATGGGTTCACCAAGATTCGAAATGGTGACCTACATAACGAAATGGAAGACTTTTTCGGTAAATGGTAGAATAACACTTCGAgaattcttcaatttttcttgtaaaaacaataaaaggaaagtttgttttgaattgtCCATAGTAACGTTGtgatattttttcaatcttATTACTATTTTCACTTTTCCTGCGGTCACTACTTTCctgattttttgatttgacTTACTTAACACCTAAAATGCTGATTTTAGACGCAGGTTCCACTTCCATTCTGTCAAAGATTCCGGTTGAAAAACTAGAGTCGTCAAGACTTTGGACTTCAGAAGCCCTTGTGCAATTTCCAAACGAAGTATTGCAACACCATAAGGATTACCTTAAAGTATGTGATATTATAAGCACATTTACCTACCAACTTGACGAATCAATTTATGACGAGCAAGTCGAAAAGGTCCCTCTACTGGAAACTTACTCGCGTAGTATGGTCCTTGCCCTACAAGCCAGAGAAGAGGCCCAGCTTCCTAAAAAGTATGTCGCTCTTACTTTGGGTAGCCATGCTGCAACCATACCAGGAGCCATGGAGTACCGCATGGTTTACGATAAGCCTGGTGACTTTGATATGCTTTACAACTTTCATAAAAAGCGCGTTCAACAGTTTCAGTCTTCCAATCCAGAAGCTTTCAAGCAGATCGACTTTATGGCATTCGAAAGTCTTCCACACCTCACTGAGGCTCTTGCCTTGCACAAGCTTTTGACTGACTTCAAGGGTTGGAACAAGCGATGCTGGATTACTAGCACTTGCCCTGATTTAAAAAGTCTTGACCGTGTGAAGCAAATTCTCACAGCACTTTTGGACACTAATTCTCAATATATTTGGGGTGTCGGCGTGAATTGCTGCCACATTAGCTTACTTCCGACCATAACAAGCTCCCTCTCGGAACTATTCATAAATCATCCTGACAAAACTGTCATGCTGTATCCTGACGGCCGTGGTTATCCTAATCCCTATACGACTTCTCTTACCTCCGAAGTAAAGCCTGCTCCCTCTCCTCAGGAATGGGCGGACTCCTCTTTTGAATACTCTAACTTGAATGACGGCAATGTTGTTATTGGTGGTTGCTGTGAAACAGATATCCGCCATGTTGGTAATTTAAGAACTAGATGTCATTGAAATTAtcgcttttttatttagcttACCTAACACTTTTCTGCTTTTACCAAGTTTATAGAATCCTTCAATGCATTATGCTTACCAATACACTTTTATTATAGTTCCTAAAACCCATTTTACCCTAATTTAAATTGTTATAATACATCTATCTCAATTCCTTATACGATATTCGAATCGCCAAAACggaaaaatccaaaaatgaTAGAAACCATGCAATACGGCTGTATCCAAACGAGTTTATTTTGGCGCCTTAAGTGGTTGAATAACCTTACCACGTTTTGTGACAGTTTTGGGAGCCACAGCTTTATGGTGAGAGGCTCTGGTAGTCCATTCTGGACCCATTGGTAGGTTGAGGGCTCTTTCATATTGTTCTCGAGACtcaaatggaaatggaaCACTATCAGCGGTGAGTTTAGCTGATTTTTTGTTGCgtttttcattaataatAACATGCTGTAAATTCGCGTCTTTTCGCTTGGAGGGGTCCAGCCCTgaaattttctttacagCTTTcggtttatttttcttctgtttaACTCCGGTGCCTGCCCAAGAACCCCAACCAGGTAAAGTTtggtcttcttcttttggcGCATCCTCATTAATCCAATCCTCTTtatccttttcaaattccGCAACCACATCGTCTCCAGCAAAAGCCCTAGCGACCAATTCCCTTTGCTGAATAGCCACCTTGCCTTTTGCAGATTTCAACGTGGGCACGTCTTGATCCGACTCTTGCTCTGATTCGCTCTGAAAAGACGTCTCGTTGAATATTTTGTCCGGCTGAATCTCAGGTTCATGTACTAATTCCTGTAATGATTTTACCTTGTCAGTATTCATTCTGTGAGCAAGTTTTTCAGCTTTTGAGCTATCCTTCTTAACGTCTGCCAAGGTAGATTTCTGATGACGAGGACCTTGTAACCATGGGTTATTTGTATCATCGGCCACAGAAACTTCTACTTCTTTATTATCTTTCTTgttactttttttcttttctttcttagtTTTCTCAGCTTCATCACGCTGTTCTTTTTGAGCGTCAGTTAAGAAAGGATTCTTACGTTCTGATCGGATTTCCTtcaatgcttcttttgaaggagCAAATGATCGACGCCCTGCGTTGTTTCCTACTAAGACACCattattttcgttttccgCCGTATCAGAAGCATCCCCATTAGGTATATTAGCCATTTCtgtttcaaaatctttcatATCATCTTCCACTTGGCGAGCCCTTGCTTTGGAAGCATCTTGCATAAATTTCATACCCAAAACGCCCTTCAGTTCTGGCTCTTTTGTCTCTCTTACATTATCGAACGCACGAGAAACATCGTCTGCGTCTTCTAAACCATCATCGGAATAATGGTCAACACCGTCAACATCCGTTTGACCACTAATTCGTTGTGTTAATTCGTCCCCTTTTCTAACTTGCTCCATAACTGCTTCCCTTGTTCCTTCACCATGATTTGCACGCTCAAGCATTTTTCGAGTCCAAGCACTGCTATTTTTATGACGCTGCGTCATTCTTTCTGTAGCACGAGCTTCCTCGGCTCTTAGACGCTCAGCTTCCATATCCTCTTCCGTTTTCGGTAAcaaagattcttctttttctcttcgtttcttcaaatgcTTGCGATACGCTTTACTTTTAATCTTGGAAACACGTTTGGCTTTCTGTTCTTCCCGGAACATGAGTTCTCTCATGAAACGCAAACGACGGGTTCTTTCGGCCACTTCTTCAACCGAAAGTTTATTTAAAGCAAGCTCTTCCTGCTTTCTCATggattcttcatctttaaGACCTGCGTCAATGAGAGCTGTGTCCAACGTCTTCTCGATTTTACTTTCAGGATTATAACTGGAAGCCAGCGCAGCGCTACTTGGTGCAGGACGCGCACTTTCATTCATAGGGAATACTAACTGATCCGCCTTTCTGTTTTCCGAAACGATAggtttccatttttcaaGGTCTTCTTTCGATTGCTCATAGGCAGCTTGTCTCTCCAAACGATCTTGGACGGGCTTTGCCAAAGGGGCGTCTAATTTTGAAGCTGATACAGCAGAAGACTCACTAACTAAAGGTTTCAAGGAAGATTTCAACCGATTGTCAACTTGAACGGACTCTAAGAGATCAGAAAGTCCGATCTTTCCATCGTCATTTCCAATCAAATTGAATTCAGATTCACGGTTGGATTCAATTGGATTGTGCTTAACAcgttttttttcaacagtcttttctttaccttcttcatcttcggGGTACACTTCAGCCTTTCGCTTATCATTTAAGGAATCAATGTAACTCTTCAAATTATCCAACTTGGcatcattttcttcctcgTCGCTAGactcttcatcttcagaGCTGCGGATATCACTCTCTTCTAAATTTTCGTCTTCATCAGAGGAATCATTTTCGTCCTCTGAAGA contains:
- a CDS encoding homocysteine methyltransferase, translating into MLILDAGSTSILSKIPVEKLESSRLWTSEALVQFPNEVLQHHKDYLKVCDIISTFTYQLDESIYDEQVEKVPLLETYSRSMVLALQAREEAQLPKKYVALTLGSHAATIPGAMEYRMVYDKPGDFDMLYNFHKKRVQQFQSSNPEAFKQIDFMAFESLPHLTEALALHKLLTDFKGWNKRCWITSTCPDLKSLDRVKQILTALLDTNSQYIWGVGVNCCHISLLPTITSSLSELFINHPDKTVMLYPDGRGYPNPYTTSLTSEVKPAPSPQEWADSSFEYSNLNDGNVVIGGCCETDIRHVGNLRTRCH
- the utp14 gene encoding U3 snoRNP protein Utp14, whose amino-acid sequence is MARRGKSGASKPQAVFDNKKRRKASENKVLQSYDEKNEDSFVDDELDDENDTGYHVGVNSDSDEEIDSDEAFDEDDEKKFADWSFSASTAKHIPKRKSTQPVPDKKRETISLNENEGYNEQPESEDDDGASIDENEMVDLDTVLDQPSSSEEEEEHSKDAEQKNHLQHTEGIIESDDSSSEDNSSEDENDSSDEDENLEESDIRSSEDEESSDEEENDAKLDNLKSYIDSLNDKRKAEVYPEDEEGKEKTVEKKRVKHNPIESNRESEFNLIGNDDGKIGLSDLLESVQVDNRLKSSLKPLVSESSAVSASKLDAPLAKPVQDRLERQAAYEQSKEDLEKWKPIVSENRKADQLVFPMNESARPAPSSAALASSYNPESKIEKTLDTALIDAGLKDEESMRKQEELALNKLSVEEVAERTRRLRFMRELMFREEQKAKRVSKIKSKAYRKHLKKRREKEESLLPKTEEDMEAERLRAEEARATERMTQRHKNSSAWTRKMLERANHGEGTREAVMEQVRKGDELTQRISGQTDVDGVDHYSDDGLEDADDVSRAFDNVRETKEPELKGVLGMKFMQDASKARARQVEDDMKDFETEMANIPNGDASDTAENENNGVLVGNNAGRRSFAPSKEALKEIRSERKNPFLTDAQKEQRDEAEKTKKEKKKSNKKDNKEVEVSVADDTNNPWLQGPRHQKSTLADVKKDSSKAEKLAHRMNTDKVKSLQELVHEPEIQPDKIFNETSFQSESEQESDQDVPTLKSAKGKVAIQQRELVARAFAGDDVVAEFEKDKEDWINEDAPKEEDQTLPGWGSWAGTGVKQKKNKPKAVKKISGLDPSKRKDANLQHVIINEKRNKKSAKLTADSVPFPFESREQYERALNLPMGPEWTTRASHHKAVAPKTVTKRGKVIQPLKAPK